In Sebastes fasciatus isolate fSebFas1 chromosome 15, fSebFas1.pri, whole genome shotgun sequence, a genomic segment contains:
- the exoc5 gene encoding exocyst complex component 5, whose protein sequence is MATTAQLFEEPFDADEYIERLAWRTPGGGSKGGAEAFDPKRLLEEFENHIEELKQLDEKIQRRVEKLEHQCHREAKEFAHKVQDLQRSNQVAFQHFQELDEHISYVATKVCHLGDQLEGVNTPRQRAVEAQRLMTYFNEFLDGELRSDVFNNPEKIKEAADIIQKLHLIAQELPFDRFADVKAKIASKYHDLERQLIQEFTAAQRRGEIGRMREVAAVLLHFKGYAHCVDVYIKQCQEGAYMRNDVFEDTAVLCQRVNKQVGEVFSSPETVMAKLIQNIFENKLQAHVREKLDGTRHSDVEQYLKNLYDLYTRTTTLATKLTEFNLGSDKHTFLSKLIKSIFSSYLESYIDMEREYLRTRGALILQRYYDSKNHQKRLIGTGSIQELKERIRQRTNLPLGPIIDTHGETFLSPELVVNLLQETRHAFERCHRLSDPSDLPKNAFSIFLLLVDHLCVEHIDYALEIGLSAIPSSDAKNANLYFLDVVQQANSIFHLFDKQFNDQLMPLISSSPKLAECLHKKKEVIEQMEVKLDTGIDRTINCMVGQMKHILATEQKKTDFRPEDENNVMIQYTTACSKVCAYVSRQVEHVRKSMDGKNVDTVLTELGVRFHRLIHEHLQQYSYSSMGGMLAICDVAEYRRSAKDFRVPLVLQLFDTLHALCNLLVVAPDNLKQVCSGEQLTNLDRNLLHAFVQLRVDYRSARLGRHFS, encoded by the exons ATGGCGACAACTGCTCAGCTGTTCGAG GAGCCATTTGATGCAGATGAGTACATTGAAAGGCTGGCATGGAGGACACCTGGAGGAGGCTCCAAAGGAGGAGCTGAAGCATTTGACCCCAAAAG GCTGTTGGAAGAATTTGAGAACCACATAGAAGAGCTGAAGCAGCTGGATGAGAAGATCCAGCGGCGGGTGGAGAAACTTGAGCATCAGTGTCATCGTGAGGCCAAGGAATTTGCCCACAAAGTGCAAGACTTGCAGAGAAGCAACCAG GTGGCCTTTCAGCATTTCCAGGAGCTCGATGAGCATATCAGCTATGTGGCAACCAAGGTTTGTCACCTTGGCGACCAGCTGGAGGGGGTGAACACGCCTCGGCAGAGGGCCGTGGAAGCTCAGCGTCTGATGACCTACTTCAACGAGTTCTTGGATGGGGAGTTACGCAGTGACGTCTTCAATAACCCAGAGAAG atTAAGGAGGCTGCTGATATAATTCAGAAGCTGCATCTCATTGCCCAGGAGCTGCCATTCGACAG ATTTGCAGATGTCAAGGCAAAAATTGCAA GTAAGTACCATGACCTGGAGCGGCAGTTAATCCAGGAGTTCACAGCTGCCCAGCGCAGGGGTGAGATTGGACGTATGCGGGAGGTGGCAGCGGTTCTATTACATTTCAAG ggCTATGCACACTGTGTGGATGTCTATATCAAGCAGTGTCAGGAA GGGGCCTACATGAGGAATGATGTGTTTGAGGACACTGCAGTCCTCTGCCAGAGAGTCAACAAGCAGGTGGGCGAGGTCTTCAGCAGCCCAGAGACCGTTATGGCCAAACTCATCCAGAACATCTTTGAAAACAAATTGCAG GCCCACGTTAGAGAAAAACTGGATGGGACTCGACACTCTGATGTAGAACAGTACCTCAAGAACCTCTATGACCTTTACACCAG AACCACAACATTGGCCACTAAGCTGACAGAATTCAACCTGGGCTCAGACAAGCACACTTTCCTGTCCAAGCTGATAAAGAGCATCTTCTCATCATACCTTGAAAGCTACATTGACATGGAGAGGGAATACCTTCGCACTCGAGGTGCCTTGATTCTGCAGCGCTACTACGACTCCAAAAATCACCAGAAACGCCTAATTGGCACCGGCAG TATCCAAGAACTGAAGGAGCGGATCAGACAGCGCACCAACCTCCCCCTTGGCCCTATCATTGACACCCATGGGGAGACCTTTCTGTCCCCAGAGCTAGTTGTCAACCTGCTGCAGGAGACACGTCATGCCTTTGAGAGATGCCACAGG CTTTCAGATCCTTCAGACCTGCCCAAGAACGCCTTCTCAATCTTCCTGCTGCTGGTTGACCATCTGTGTGTGGAACACATCGACTATGCCCTAGAGATTGGCCTTTCAG CGATTCCCTCATCAGATGCCAAGAATGCCAACCTGTACTTCCTGGACGTGGTTCAACAGGCGAACTCTATCTTCCACTTGTTTGACAAGCAGTTTAACGACCAGCTCATGCCTCTAATAAG CTCATCTCCAAAGTTGGCAGAGTGCCTGCACAAGAAGAAAGAGGTGATTGAACAGATGGAAGTGAAACTGGACACAGGAATCGACAG AACAATAAACTGCATGGTGGGGCAAATGAAGCACATCTTGGCAACGGAGCAGAAAAAGACTGATTTCAGGCCTGAGGACGAGAACAACGTCATGATCCAGTACACTACA GCCTGCTCCAAGGTATGCGCCTACGTCAGTCGGCAGGTGGAGCACGTGCGGAAGTCCATGGATGGGAAAAACGTGGACACAGTGCTGACGGAGTTGGGCGTTCGTTTCCACCGGCTCATCCACGAGCACCTGCAGCAGTACAGCTACAGCTCAATGGGAGGCATGCTGGCCATCTGCGACGTGGCTGAATACCGACGAAGCGCCAAGGATTTCAGG GTCCCTCTGGTGCTGCAGCTCTTCGACACACTCCACGCCCTCTGTAACCTCCTGGTCGTTGCCCCTGACAACCTGAAGCAGGTCTGTTCAGGTGAGCAGCTCACCAATCTGGACCGAAACCTCCTGCACGCCTTCGTCCAGCTCAGAGTGGACTACCGTTCAGCCAGACTGGGCCGACACTTCAGTTAA